GCCCACACCGATCACCATGGAGACACCCAGGGCCTCCACGGCTTGGCACAGGGCAATGTCACACAAGCGCAGGAGCTCCTTGCGCTCACGGATATCGAGCTCAGGGGGGGTCAGGTTCTTCCCGCTGCTGCTCATGAAAATGAGGGGGCAAAGGTTGTGTACAAAACAGTGACGGAAGAAAGCAGCAGGCTCGCCGCACAACTTTTGGAAGAAGCCCCAGAAGCGGGCGCCGCTCACTTCGCTCTGAGTGCAGGCCAGACCGCTGATGCGGCGTTTCGGATGCTCGTTGTCGGGGCGACCGACTGCCCCTGTGATCTTCAACCAGTTCATGACTGACTTCACTTCACCAAAAGGAACCTGTGAGGGATAAAATGGACAatcagtgttttatttccttACAGTTAAATTTTGTAACTCAATACCTGACAAATATGCAAGACTAAAACTGACAATAATTTGTGGGAAGAACTGACAACTCGATGAGGGAGGCACAGGATTAAATGTAGATATTCCCATGTTTGTATAGTTATCGTTTTAAGACTTTCTGCCCgttgtcagctgggataggttccagtaACCCCCGCGACCCTGAACAGGAAAAGCGgtgctgaaaatggatggatggatggaaggtcaCTCAAAGCTAACTCACCCCCGTCTGGGCCATGCCGAACGGTCCCGGATTCATGCCCAAAAACAAGAAGCTCTGTCCCGCCTGGCAGTACTTCTCTACGTAGCACCGGTGCGTCTCCCACGCATACTCCAGTGGGTTGTACACATAGTGGACGGGTTCCCCGAAACTGAGCCCACGGAGATGCGCGTTGAGCTCCAGCTCGAGCTGCAGGAACCTACATGAAGGGGTTGCGTTGAGTTCCGGGGTCCACTTCGATATAATTAATTCTTTAGAGACCTGCTCCTTTCCATCGGGTTGCAACACTGCAATGTCGTTTAACATGGTTGTTGTCTTTAACGCGGTATTTGTAAGAtgtttgtttcatttgtttGGGTTTTGTTTCCTTCTTTTGTGCGTCTTATTTTTACGGACAAGCCACACTCGAGCGCTTTACCGCCCCCTCAGGCCTGGAATATGTACTACATCTGTGAGATACATGTAAAACGTCTCcatttatttgaaaatgatGGAAATTCAGAAATACCGATAATGTGGTGTGAAACCTTCCTAAAATGTCCAGAAAGTGTTGGCATATGATAAGTAGTTGTGGTGTTCTGAATGGATTTAATCGTGTAGAATTTAAATGGTTATAATTGAGAATTGTGGAAGCCTAAGATTCTAGAAAACATGAGACACATTTGAAATAGTTCCAATGTTAGTTAATCGGATGCGAGCGATTTAAGGAATGAGACAGACATCcttaacaaatgtttttatttcagcATAATAGTAAGAAGCCTCTCCTCCGATTTCCATACGGTTGAAACTAATTGGATCACAAGGGTACATTATTAGTTAGCCCATTTACAATAATTATTGTAACAGTTTTAGGAGGTTACTTGTATGCACTCATTTTTCTACACAAAATAATCAATATCAAGATTCTATTATTTCAACTGAGGACCATAACTTTGCATGCAAGACTAATAAAGAAAACAACTAATCTGTGATAGCTAGCAGTATGCCGTTGCTCTCCTAATACCATGATCAATATAATTTACTACAAATATCAGGGACTTTGCATCAGAAGCAAtctttttcttcaaacaaaCCACCATCATGGGCTTTCAGCTGTACTGATCCAAATGTTCATCTTCTCTGAGGAGAAAGAGGCTTTTTCTAAAACAGAGTACAgtttgaaggaaacaaaaatatCCATCACTCAGTTTGCCTTTTTCCCCACGTCACTCCAGTGTTTACAATTTAAGAATATAAATGTACTTGAAATAAAACTCTGACCCACATTTGAGTCGAGTGAAAAGTTAAAACCTCCATGTTCAAAAACAAGCGATTGAGACGTCAGGGTTCTTTTGTGCGGTCCTACTCAAAACTAAACTGACAAGTACTGTATTGCCCTTTTAACAAGTGTCACTTATGCAC
This genomic interval from Syngnathus typhle isolate RoL2023-S1 ecotype Sweden linkage group LG11, RoL_Styp_1.0, whole genome shotgun sequence contains the following:
- the smug1 gene encoding single-strand-selective monofunctional uracil-DNA glycosylase 1; amino-acid sequence: MLNDIAVLQPDGKEQVSKELIISKWTPELNATPSCRFLQLELELNAHLRGLSFGEPVHYVYNPLEYAWETHRCYVEKYCQAGQSFLFLGMNPGPFGMAQTGVPFGEVKSVMNWLKITGAVGRPDNEHPKRRISGLACTQSEVSGARFWGFFQKLCGEPAAFFRHCFVHNLCPLIFMSSSGKNLTPPELDIRERKELLRLCDIALCQAVEALGVSMVIGVGRVAEQRARRALAAAGMDVRVEGIMHPSPRNPLANKGWESVAKAKLAQLGILPLLSNDTRPESSHIQETL